GCTTGGTTATTTGATTCATCCTATTGAATCTGATTTGATTACTAGTGCTGATTTCCAGGCTAAAACAGCTAGAATAGTAGCCAAGGCTATTAAAAACTTCTTTTTGAATGAATACCCAACAAAAGATTAAAAATAAAATCTTGCTACACGTCATGATATATAATTATATGAATTACAGGCAGGATAAAGCAGTTTGTCATTTACCTGTAATTTAATTTCTTATGCAAGAATACGTTAATCATTTTGATACTGTTGTTATCGGTTCAGGTTTGGCTGGTCTTAATGTGGCACGCAAGCTTGCTGCTGCTGGGCAAAGTGTTTTTATTTGCTCTAAACATGCAATCACTGAGGGCTCGAGTAAGTATGCTCAGGGTGGTGTTGCTGTTGTTAGTCCACACAACCTTGAAGACAGTTTAGAAAGTCATATTGCTGACACTCTGAAGTCTGGTCAAGGTCTTTGTAATGAAGAGGTTGTTAGTTCAATACTTACTCGTTCTTGGGCACAAGTGAATGAATTGATAGAACTTGGAGTTCAATTTGATGATGGTTTTAATTTAGAAGGCTCACACAGCTATAACCGTATTATGCACGTTGGTGATGCCACTGGTAGAGCTATTATTAAACCATTGATTGATGCTGTTTCTCGCGATAACAAGATCCTTGTTTCACAAGGATATGAAGCAATGAGCCTAATTAAACTCAAAAATGGTTCTAAAGTGATTGGAGTTAAGCTTGAGACTCTTTCAGGACAGGATATGGAAGACATTAACCAAAATGTGATGACTGTTAATATCTGGGCTGATAATATCGTACTTGCTACGGGCGGGCTTGGAGCACTGTTTCAAGAGACTACTAATCCTCAATTATTGCGCGGTGATGGAATCGCACTTGCTTATGATGCTGGTGCCAAAATTGAGAATTTGGAATTTGTTCAGTTTCATCCAACTGTTTACAAAACTAAATCTGGTAAAAACTTTTTGATCTCTGAAGCGCTTAGAGGAGCAGGTGCACAATTGCGTAATTCAAAGAAAGCACTTTTTGCAGAGAATTATCATCCTGATGCTGAAATGGCAACTAGAGACATTGTCAGTAGGGCAATAGTTTCTGAGATGCGCAAGACTGATTCAGAGTTTGTTTATATTGATGCTACTAAACTATCTAAGGAGTTTTTAAAAAAAGAATTTCCCAATATTTATCATTATTGTTTAATTGAGGGCTATGACCTTGCAACT
The genomic region above belongs to Cyanobacteriota bacterium and contains:
- the nadB gene encoding L-aspartate oxidase, with product MQEYVNHFDTVVIGSGLAGLNVARKLAAAGQSVFICSKHAITEGSSKYAQGGVAVVSPHNLEDSLESHIADTLKSGQGLCNEEVVSSILTRSWAQVNELIELGVQFDDGFNLEGSHSYNRIMHVGDATGRAIIKPLIDAVSRDNKILVSQGYEAMSLIKLKNGSKVIGVKLETLSGQDMEDINQNVMTVNIWADNIVLATGGLGALFQETTNPQLLRGDGIALAYDAGAKIENLEFVQFHPTVYKTKSGKNFLISEALRGAGAQLRNSKKALFAENYHPDAEMATRDIVSRAIVSEMRKTDSEFVYIDATKLSKEFLKKEFPNIYHYCLIEGYDLATDLLPVRPAAHYSIGGIKTDIHGRTNVESLYAIGECASNGFHGANRLASNSLLECIVCADFIAEAILGLNLDGNINKKLIDSVSQMESTREYDENEFDEDEEIEYCSDYKLTNIYDEQKALDENYDLIRQVISKNLGVERREKSLRSTLKYLESLTDCKEKTVATLLTNSALQRKESRGAHYRVDSPKSLSAQARSTILSKDSMTIKDSDRSRRIILKAVAK